In Nicotiana tabacum cultivar K326 chromosome 21, ASM71507v2, whole genome shotgun sequence, one DNA window encodes the following:
- the LOC142175316 gene encoding uncharacterized protein LOC142175316, with amino-acid sequence MEQYLHVIRVQDEKEKVTLTSMYLSEDAKLWCCTRVAGDESLGRPKIESWERLKKELKNQFLPRNTSWIARDKLKKLKHTGSVRAYVKEFTSLMLSISNISEEDKLHNFMSGLQ; translated from the coding sequence ATGGAGCAGTACTTGCATGTTATTCGTGTGCAAGATGAGAAGGAGAAAGTAACCTTGACTAGCATGTATTTGAGTGAAGATGCTAAGTTATGGTGTTGCACTCGTGTGGCTGGCGATGAGAGTTTGGGCAGACCAAAGATTGAGTCATGGGAGCGGCTTAAAAAGGAGTTAAAGAATCAATTCCTTCCTAGAAATACGTCTTGGATTGCTAGGGACAAACTGAAAAAGTTAAAACACACCGGATCAGTGAGAGCATATGTCAAAGAATTTACCTCTTTGATGCTAAGTATAAGCAATATATCCGAAGAAGACAAATTGCACAACTTCATGAGCGGCCTCCAATAG